The segment atttcgcttctgaaacttcttatttcaatgcaAGAACTGATGCTTGACATCGACTCCAAATtcaactctggaatcggctccggaatcaactccggaaacggctccggaatcggctctggaatcggaatcggctgcgGAATTAATTCCGAACACGAATAGAATAAAACCGTATGATGAGCGGGAAACGACTGAGGGGCGTATGATACTAGTCTGTCCCAATTCTTGCagatataaaacaaaatctatggttttaattttatgcaCGGCTAAAAAACTCGAAAcaatgtaaaattaaaaaaaaagaactataATCCACTATGATAATTGATATTTGAATAACTGCTTTGCCTTTAGTGCAATAAATTGTTGCGTTTTACTTTGAAATTCCTAAAGATATCTTCTCGAATCCAcatttttttccttaaaaCTGTTTTGAAATTCTTTCCACCTGTGCCATCCACATGAAAGAACAGTAGAACCGCCCGTAACGAGTTTAATTTCGATCCAGTGACTCACTTGTTATACAAAAAACTAGTTATGCGGGAGGCTTTTCCACATGAGTTGTATGAAAAGTTAAATCATTCATTCCAGGCCCACAAATGTACTGATAAAAAGGGCATATACGAACAAATTTGTCATTATCAGTTTCGAGAAGATATTTGTAGTTCACAATCGTTGTCGTCATTGAAAAAGTgattgatcgttttttttgtgttttttaatttCCCAAATACATTGTTACTAGAACGATATATTTTGGTGTGTGTCTAAgaaggttttgttgttgtgcagatggatttttttaattcatcatAATTGTATTTTTAAGTGGATTGTTTTtatggatggtttttttttaaattcatcatAATTGTATTTTTAAGTGGATAATATTCTTCAGCATGAATAAGGTCAAATCTACAACACAGATCTGTCTGTATCAACGTGTTGGcattagtggtgggagctcagAGTCGGACCTACCCGACTGGATTGACTCCCAAAAGTCAAATGAGTTCCAGAacgagaatcagttcttgaattgaaataaggaATTTcggaagcgaaatcagtccggtaATCTCCATGAatatggatcgtttacaagtaaattttgattctttgcggctatcaatacggACCATCACGAGCCATACGGATCATCATGGACCTTTGGTGGATTGCTTATAGCAAAAAACTTAGTTGTAATCAAGTAGCCATTGGTTACAGCAACCGTGGTTGCAcgaaatatcaaataattgtAGTTAGTCTTAGTTCACTCTTGGAACGGTGTACATCGTATTTCAATCGTTCCCACAGACCCAAATGCCTATGcttatggagatgccgaaaccgataCTAATTTCGGGACCAACAAGAAGTTTATCATTTGGACAGAAGGAAAATAATGTCGATTTTATAGGCTATTTTTCTATTCCGCAAAATCCGCGCTAGCTATAACTAGCTCTGGATTATGGAAATCGCTCATGCAGCCTTCGTTGTTGCATTCGTTTCATTGTGACACTACGCTTGGTGGCAAGTCGCTGTTGCTGATCGTCtcctaatttttttttaatttttatgtcCTTTTCAAATACCTATTTTGTATGtctgaaatcaaataaatacaaaacaagaaaacagtTCCTGCAGCAAGTTACTTTTCTTTGCTCTTCCTGCACAATAATTCCCTAAATCCCTacataaatgaaacaaacagaTTAATCAAGTCTCAAAAAATTACCAGCACTTTCTGGAATGGTAAGCAGTTGACCGCGTTCGCAAGATGCTTCTTGATGTGCTCGATGCGCTCGAGGTGCTGTTCGAGCGGCAGGGAGGGATCGTGCCTTACAAACACCTTCACGACGGCCGGTCCCTCGTCGACCTTCACCTTGGCCACCTTCATGAAGCGGGTGCTTCCCATACTGCAATCGAGCGGAGCAAGAAAACGGACAATTTAGTTTTGcaaccattttttttgctggacATGTTACCTCTTCTCAAACTGTAGGTCAAACTCGAACGTCCCCGTGAGGTAGTGCTCGACGGGGAAGATTTGTGACGGTGCCAGCGCAACCAGCTGGTTGCCCATCGTGACGGAATTGCTTCACCCTCTGCCCCGCCCAGCCCCACGTCCAAATCGGTTGATGGGTTGTTCGCCCCCCCTGCACGCTAGGGGCCTGCTGTTTGATTGTGTGTCCGCTAGTGCGCTGGTTCAGTAGTGTGTTTTTTCACGGCGGATGATGCTGCAGGCTTTCTTTCTACGTTGATTGATGTCGGCTGGTGAGAAACACCTTTTTTCTGATTCTTTGAAGGATtcacaaccacacatacacaaacacgcgaAAGAGGTGATTGAGCTGCACTGTTATTTTCGCGAGCCAAACGAACCAGCACAATTCAGTGCGTGTCCATTGTTAtcagcttgttgttgttttgcttgcgcAGCGCTTTTGACGTTTGCTTTTGACGCGTTCGGTTTGACGTTTCCGACAGGTGCCCAGTGGTATGCAGCGTTATGGGACATAGCTGGGCAACaagtttgaaatttgaaatttgtaaCGGTTCTTATTTTTGTTCTAGTATGTTTCTTCCGTACTGGTTAATTTTAATCCGGTTAACCCGGTTACAGCtccatttgaataaaaaactgaTGAGTCTcataaaaaaactgcctaaagctgaaacaaaatctacCGGTGTTGGAACTAATGCCAAACCCAcactggtcctggaaccggTACGGAACCCACGGTCGTTCTGGAACCGATATAGAATTCATATCGGTCTTGGAAGTAATACTGAACCTATACCAGTCCTtaaactgatactgaactcaTACCGGTCTTGGAACCGATCACGGACCAATACCGATTATAAAACAGATACTGACCCCTTTCGATTGTAGAACGGATACTGAACTCATAAAAGTCCTGAATACTTAACCCATACCAGTCTTGGAATTGGTCATAAATCCAcgccggtcctggaacctatcatgaacccattcCGGTCCTGGACCCTATCATGAACTAACATCGGTTTTGGAACCTATCACGAGCCAACAAcggccctggaacctatcatgaacccatactggtcctagAACCAATCATGAATCCATACAGGTCCTGAAACCATCATGAATCCATATCGCTCCTCGAAACGATTATGAGCCCATACTCGTCCTCGAATCTAtaatgaacccataccggttctGGAACCTATCGTGAACCCGTATTGAttctggaacctatcatgaaccagTACCGGTTCTAgaatctatcatgaacccatacaggtcctgaaacctatcatgaacccatattGTTCCTTAAACCTATCATGAagccatactggtcctggagcCATCATGAATCCATATAGCTCCTCGAACTCGAATCATCACCTCGAATTATGAATCCATATCGTAACTCAAACCGATTATGAACCCATACAGGTCCCCGAATCTATAATGAATTCATACCGGTTCTGAAAGCGATCGTGAACCTGTATCGGttctggaacctatcatgaacccgtaccggtcctggaacctatcatgaacccatactggtcctggaacctatcatgaatcTATACAGCTCCTGGAACCAATCATGAATCCATATCGCTCCTCGAACCGattatgaacccataccggtcttggaatctatactgaacccataccggtcctggaacagATCGTGAATCCgtatcggtcctggaacctatcgtGAATCCGAACTGGTTCTGGAACCTATCACGAATCagtaccggtcctggaactaatCATGAACCCTTATCATTACGGGAACCGattatgaacccataccggtcctggaacctatcaaagttatttgcaattgaaaccaatttataatttataatttttgaatttgtttcagAATTGGGACTAGGCTTGGAACTAGTTCTCAGGTCGGGAATAAATCCCAAACTTCATATAAAAGATTAATTCTGGAACCTATGATAAGCTTAAAACCAATACTAGAACATGACTAGTCCCAACAACAAAGTCTAAGGTATTCCTACTAGGCCGTATTGACAAACAGTTATGACATCGTAGTTGCCATTACATTAATTTTGATTGGAGGTTTTAGGTCATCCAAGAATAGTGTTACTCTGAAGATTGGGCATAGTTTTAGGGTTGATACCGGTTTAGGATTATTTAGAAATCAAAATCAGAATAAAAACTGTAATCGTCTCAAACAAACTTATTagagaaaagggaaaaacacAGTTCcagtttgatgatttttattcTACTTCGACGCAATACGAAATCACATTGCAAATTTATTGCACAATAAATCTAgttttgttgttcatttcaCACGAAGTGAATTGTATATGCTTTGATTTGATTAGGACTCGACTGTTTGGGTACAGAAGAATTGattctttctttgtttgtccaaacaatatttttgtttgggtgACATTTCAATCCCATTCGATTTTCTGATCGATTACTCGGCTAATTGCGCCAGCACTTCTTCCTCCGCCGGCGATAGCTCTAGTTGCTCATTGGCCTCATCGGCCATCACGGTCAGCTGGGCCTGCAATTCCTGCACCTCCTGCGTGCAGAGGCGTCGCTGTGTCATCGCGCAGTTCCGATACTCGCGCAGTAGATGCGTCTCCCACAGAAAGTCGGCACAGTTGTCCAGCTCCGCCTGGCAGCGCACGTACAGGGCCACCACTAGCGGCTGAAATTCGGCCGGCGTTTCCTCCGGGAAGGCACGAGCAAACGACAACGCTAGCCGCTGGTTCTGCTGGTCGACCGTGCGCTGCTCAAGTGAAACACCGCCCACGGTTGCCATATTGCCCGCACCGAGCGCATTAGATTCATCaggctgaaaaaaaaactcaaaaagtgTTCCGAACAGTGCTTCCAAGAAAGTTTTGCGCAATGCTACTGCTTACCTGTTGGGCCACCGCTAGGCCAATCGCTAGCACGGCAAAAATCGTCAGTGAGCTGTTCATTATGCTTGTTGGAGTGGTCGTATCTCGTCTGTGCGGAAACTGTTCGCCAGCCGGCAATAGATATAGTCGGGCCGGGGTGTTTATCTGATGCCAATGGAAAGACCCCCGGATAGCAGGGGCTGTGTGCGGGTGTATTAGAATGTTTGCTGGTAGATTAGTGGTGCAGTTCCGCACTGGGCACGACCGTGTTGGTAACAGGAGCGCAGTGTTGATTATTTGATCTGGTGTTACAATATCTCTAGCGGCGGGGGACATTGCAGACGATTAAAGTGATCCAACCACTAACGCTTCCGCCACAGCAACTAGCCAGTTTTCGAACTGACGCGtcagaaatatttttttctcagaACCCTTCGACCAGTTGAATAGATTAGTTTTTCAAGAAAATGTGGCCCAAAGTTCATAAACATTCAACTCAAAGTCTGTTAGCCTATTCCAAGAATATATTGGTAGAAATTCAATTCGAGTTAAGGCATTATCATTTCTGAGAATATTTAAACACTTCAAATCCTTCTCAAAGCTGAACTTTTGAGGCCAAAATCTTTCACACAATCATTCAATTCGCGAGAGACAATCCTTTGTAAATTGATCCTCAGTTTGCAATTAGAATACAAATCGGAGTTTCATAtacaaatttgaatttaactcACTGTGATTACTGTGATGGTATGTTTTGAATCGTTAAAAGCCTATTGCATCCTTCGAGAGCCTTACAACAATAAGATATCCTGAAGATGGTTTGTAAAACTGGATATTATTAAAAAGCACGTTGATGACTGTTCAGACTAATTATAAGACTTGTCGCATACATTAACAAAATGTTACGACTGTTTAAATTATGGGCATATTAGGTATCTATCTATAGAAATATATTGCAGCACATGTCTGAACCTCCGAAAAAATAGTATATTTTGAAAGAGATTTACTTTTTGACATCTTGAATTACTCAACTTCAATTATTGTCCGATTACAACTCCTATGCCTCTATTCGACAGTTACATTCAATGACTTGGTAATAAAAGCCAACGGGCGTACACGCCTTTCCAACAAACTTTCTCCCATTTGCCGCAAATCTCACAACCGACCGAAGTTTAAATTATGACGACCATTAATACAATAGATACTGATAACACCTTCTTATGTTCGCCCCGAAGAACGACAAAGCGCTGTTGTAAAGTACGTGTATCCACATGGAGGTGCCCTCAGCCAACAtgacaaaaaaatcaaccacagCGATGACGAAGATATCAACACGGCTCACATGGAATGGACCGCGATTCTAACCCTACCGGGAGTATTACTCGGGGTGACTACACCAGTCACGTGTGGCATTGAAGTGTCGCAGTAATATTGCAGCACAACGTGGAGCAACGAGCGCTGGCTAACGGTCGGGCAAACAGTGCACACAGAGGCGAGGCGCAGGCGACAAAAAGCCGCTATATAAACGAGCAGTGAAGAAGTCGTGGCATTTAATTAAGTTTTTCGCTCGCCCCGGTGTCTAGGTCGGCTCGCGGAACTATCTCACACGCCGCCTCCTCTCGGATCTTAATTTGCTTACTAAGATATCGGTGTAACTTACACGCCCCTCGCTGTAGAGCTCAGTGATACAGTCAGTGATAAGCTTTTGCGGGTATCCAACCATATTCGGCACACCTCTCAGCCTTTGGTTTCTTTCCCTTGGGGAAAAGCGGGAGTCAACTGTAAGTTACAAAAAAGCGATAAGAAAAACGAAAGACGGATATCCTTTCGTTTTGGCAAACTAACGGATATCCTTCATTTTCTTCCCCATCTTTTGCGGATCAGAGCGTGTTTGCTGGGTGAAAGTTTGAAGAAACTTCTGTAAAGTATATACAGAAGGGGCAAGACCCTCTGGCCGGAGATAGAGTAAGAGAGAACGAAAGAACAACGCCATCCCAGCGCAGCAAAGCACGCACCATGGTTCGCAAGGCACTCCTGTCCGTCGCTGTTGTTTTGGTGGCAATTTGGGCCACCGGGAAGGTACGTCTGGCAAAGGAGCACCTAGTATAAGGCTAATGTTTACACCCCTCCCGCAGGCACAGGAAACGGAGCAGAGCGGCGGCGGTGCATTGACCCTGGAAGAGCAGGCCGTCCAGTACAAGGCGACGGTGCTGCTGGTACTGGCGAATCGGGCAACCAGCCTGCCCGCCGAGAGTGAAccggcggtggcggtcgtggtGGAGGAGGCTACCCAGCAGCTGGACGCGTGTGCCGCCGGTCTCAAGGTGCACCAGCAGCTCTGGCAGTACAAGGTGTGCGGTTCGGCCGTATTGCAGCAGGGGCTGAATGCGCTGTCGGCGCTCCAGGCGGCTAATGGAGCATCAGCCAGCGTCTAGGCTCTGGTAGGCAGTGTTAATTGGTAGACATTGCAGGACGTTGGGATATGACTTTTTTATACTATTGGGTCAGACAATAAAGGTTTCTCGTTTGGCGGGGAATATAGATTAATCTCTCTGAGTGTCTTTATTGAGGACTTTTGGTGAGAAATCGTTGGATGTTACGAAGCATctaaatctacaaaaaaacTTTGTTTTTGTCCCCCAAAAACCTTGCCCAAAGCCCAACAGACTGTCCTAGAAAGATCGTCCACAGACCCAAAGCTCttctgtttggtttgttgATCGTCAAAtactataaaaaaagaataagtAATCACACTTGTCTTGGGTTCTTATGGGACTCTGCGGGCAGGAAATATGTTTCTGAAGTGCCATTTTTCGGCCATACGCGGTTATAATTCTTCCCATCATAGCACAAAGCAGCAAAAGTATGACTGGTCCCTTCCGTTTCCCCAAAATGGGATGGGCAGCATCCATTTTGGCGAACAAGAACCAATCATTTCGCTCCAGTTGGTcatccggtgtgtgtgtgtgtatgctgaaACCTCGCCAAGAACTGTTTTGATTTGTCCCCATCCTGCAAGAACAAACCGTCCTTGCCAACTTCGTACGTACTCCGGGATGCTTCTCCGTGATGGCTGTTCTTTGTCCAAGCctattgtgtatgtatgtgtgtgtgtgagtgtatgtgtgttaggAGAGTATTTTGGGTCGCAAAAAAGTACAACAAAACCTGGAATATATGACTCGAGCTTAATTGCACGTTACTTTGTTAAGCGCCGTACAAAAATGTTTTGGTACACAATCTCATCTCCAACCTTTTTCTCTTCAACTTTCTAAAAAGAAACAGTTATGTTTCACTTCTGCTTGCGCTCAATTTTGCAACAGCTTGATTTGATGtgtgttcttgttgttgttgggaacAAGGCACCAAACTGTGGCCCATACGCTTCCaatgtgtgagtttttttttccccgcCCGTCCCAGTTTTGCAAGAAAAACCCCCGACCACGTGCgctgtcataaaaaaaataaacaaaacaaaacacaaaaatcccGCAGCGAAGGGTTGCTCCAGCTGCGCCGATGAACTTTCGGCAATACCTCATCATTCCCGAAATGTGAAAACTCGCCGCTGCGAAGGTAGAGCAATAAAACCATAAACTGTGCCGCCCCCGGTGCCGTCCCAGTTCCGGTCCCTTGGAGGTGGAATTTTTCCACGATCAATCTCGCTTGTGGCCGCGATCGAAAATGATTGACTGGAACCAGGACGCTCCTCGGGAGTGGCTTTTTCGCGAGGGCAGGCCGGACATGCGGACACCGACCCCCGCTGGCTATGCCCTGAGCATGGTCGAGCAATTGTCGAGCAAGGGGCGAGCGAGTATGCCGTTGAGTGAGACATTTGTTATAAAAATTACCTCCCCGAGGCGCTACTGCTGCACAAAGCGTACGGGGTAGGGTGGCGAAATGTTGAGCCACCGGAAAAAGGTGCTTTGTTCGGCCGTGCGCTATTTCGGCAAACCATTCATTCAGCACACTGGTGCGTTTGATTGCCCTGTCGCTGCCTCACCTGAACGCTGAGAGAGCGGCCGAGAGCCTgcagaaaacgaaaaaaaaagcgaatacCATTTGTTCAGCACAAATTGGACGTCTTAAGGCTACGTTTCAACGGGGATGAGGTTTCTTTCAGCGGAACACCACTATCCAGGGGAAAAAAAGCAGATGGAAGAAAAGAGTGTCAGTTTTAATAACGCGCCCGCTTCCGTTTACAATGCAGGAAGAAAATGCTCCCCCATCGAGGCGCCCTTCCGATCATCTCGGGGCAAGAAAAAGTAAACGCGTGTGTGCAGCAACGTGTAAAGAATGCTCGTTTTACGATTTGACATTACAAAGCATCTTGCACAACAATGGGGCGCCTTTAATTCTCGTGaccatttgtgtgtgtgtctgtgtttgaaTTTCCACTGAAGGATAAAAATGTCATAAAAGCGTGCGTACTCGCTGGACAAACAACCGCTCCCtcgctgtgtgtttttgggtCGGAAGGAAGAATCATGGTCCTTCTTTTAAAAAAGTACTTTTCTCAAATCTTTTTTCGGGATTCCAGGCTTTTCCAGGCACAAGAGTTTCAAGCACCGCATGCTGTACATTGTggtaatgtgtttttgtgcccTATTCATCACACCCAAAACTGTTCCATTCCGGCCCTGCGGGGGTGTGCACGTATGTGATTGTGCGGAATGTTAGCGAATTATCTAAAATGTGTACGCTACACCGCACACGAATGGGAGCCGGGAATTTTCTATTTCGATGTgggagttttgtttgttttttttttctgctcttgCTCTAgtgagttgatttttttta is part of the Anopheles gambiae chromosome X, idAnoGambNW_F1_1, whole genome shotgun sequence genome and harbors:
- the LOC1271625 gene encoding uncharacterized protein LOC1271625, with translation MNSSLTIFAVLAIGLAVAQQPDESNALGAGNMATVGGVSLEQRTVDQQNQRLALSFARAFPEETPAEFQPLVVALYVRCQAELDNCADFLWETHLLREYRNCAMTQRRLCTQEVQELQAQLTVMADEANEQLELSPAEEEVLAQLAE
- the LOC1271696 gene encoding uncharacterized protein LOC1271696; the encoded protein is MVRKALLSVAVVLVAIWATGKAQETEQSGGGALTLEEQAVQYKATVLLVLANRATSLPAESEPAVAVVVEEATQQLDACAAGLKVHQQLWQYKVCGSAVLQQGLNALSALQAANGASASV